The DNA segment GCACGACGCGTGCTGTACCCGCCGCCCATACTCTTCAAGGCCCAGGGCTTCTACGTGACCGATAACCGCAGGCCTTCGCCCGTCGGCTCGTCCGCCCCGGAAGTCGAGTCGGTGACGGCTGTGGAGACGAAGAAGGAGCCGGCAGCCGAAAAGCCCGGAGGCGACGGCGCCAAGGCGTCGGAGGCGGCCGCGGGGTAAGAGCCGTTGAAGGCGGTCATCCAACGGGTAACCCGCGCTTCTGTTTCGGTCGACGGCGAGAGCCTCGGCCAGATCGGCGCCGGCCTGGTGGCGCTTGTCGGCGTCGCCCAAGACGACACCCCGGAAGACGCCCGCCGCCTGGCGGAGAAGACGGCCGAGCTTCGCATCTTCAGCGATCCCGAGGGCCGCTTCAACCTGTCGCTGCTCGATACAGGTGGGCAAGCGCTCGTCGTCAGCCAGTTCACCCTCCTCGCCGATTCCCGCAAAGGGCGGCGCCCCAGCTTCACGCGCGCCGCCGCGCCTGAGATCGCGCGGCCCCTCGTCGAGCGGTACGAGGCGGCGCTGCGCGAGAGGGGGATAACGGTTGTTAGTGGCCGCTTCGCCGCCCACATGATGGTCGAGCTGGTGAACGACGGCCCCGTCACGATCATCCTCGACACCGCCGATCTCGAGAGGCCGCGCCGC comes from the Dehalococcoidia bacterium genome and includes:
- the dtd gene encoding D-aminoacyl-tRNA deacylase translates to MKAVIQRVTRASVSVDGESLGQIGAGLVALVGVAQDDTPEDARRLAEKTAELRIFSDPEGRFNLSLLDTGGQALVVSQFTLLADSRKGRRPSFTRAAAPEIARPLVERYEAALRERGITVVSGRFAAHMMVELVNDGPVTIILDTADLERPRRG
- a CDS encoding zinc ribbon domain-containing protein, whose product is MPTYEYRCTQCSHQFEKREGFDAPSLQTCPQCGSEARRVLYPPPILFKAQGFYVTDNRRPSPVGSSAPEVESVTAVETKKEPAAEKPGGDGAKASEAAAG